A region of the Leptospira inadai serovar Lyme str. 10 genome:
AGAAGGATAGTACATCCATCGTTAGGCGACTCGGAGCCGCGCTCGCCATCGCGTTGATCGTTCCTGTACCGTTCGCCTTTGAAACGACTTTAACGGTGGGACTTATTTATGTTACCTACAAAAAGATCACCGAAAAGAAAGAGGACCTTATCCGTAAAAGGCATGTCGAGGACCTCATTCGGGAATGCCAAAAAGTCGAAGATAGTTTAGAAACTTTTAAAAAAGAACATTTAGTTCCCTTTGCGACAAAATGGGAACGGAACTTTCAGGAAGAATCGAATCATTTCGTGAATTCAAAGGACCAATCCGATATTAGACTCTCGGATTCTCTGATGCAAAAATATTCCTCCGACAAAGAGTGGTTGAAAGTAAATGCGGAATGGGAATTAAATTCCTCCTTGCATCACTGCTCCAAGGAAGCTCCTCTCGAAAACAAACCTAAGATTCGACTCGCTTCCCGGAAATCATGAAAGGGATAAAATGCAGCGCTTCCTTGGATTCGAATCGTGCTAAATTTCCGGGACTCGATTGAATTTTATCCCGGGGCCTCCAAGTAGAATTTAGATATGCGAAAAAGTACGTGCGATTTCAGGCTGATCGGATGAAATGTAGATATGGATCCTAGACTTAGAACCGCTTTAGATCAGTTAAAACAAGGAGACTCGAATGGCGCAAAGGAAGTTCTCCAAGCCTGGATCCTATCGAATCCGAGCGACCCGCAAGCCTACTTTCACTTCGGAATGTGCCTGTCTCAGCTCGGTGATCTTTCGCTTGCAGAGGAACAACTTCAAAAATGTCTGCAACTAGAACCCGGGCATGTCCAAGCCTGGGTGGGTCTAGGCGTTTTATACGCAAGGCGGAAGGATAAACCTAAGGCAGAATTTCATCTTTCCAAAGCTTTGGAATTGGACGATACGGATATCTTTGCCCGCAAAAATCTTGCGGCAGTCTATACGGGGGCTTCCAAATTCGACCGGGCCCTAGAGCTTTTAAAAGGCCTACCCGATGAGGCACTGGACGATTCTCCTACTTTATACGCATTAGCGATTTGTTATGTTCGCACGAATCGATTTTCCCAGGCCAGGGAAACATTCCGAAAATTGGAAACGGTGGGAATTCCCGATCAGGTAAAAAAGGAGTATTTGCAACTCAAGCAGCTCTTAGAGGAAAAGCAATTCGAACAAGGCGGAATCTGGAGCTTTCTTAAAACGCAAGAAGATGAAAATACCTAGGAATTTTTCTTGACGATTTTGAAAGTTCTGCCGAGTCTAAGAATAGAACGTATGGCACAACGGTTTTTCCAGGCAAATCTGCTCGGACTCCTTCTTCTCCTTCTTGGAGACTAAGAGGAGCTAAGGACGCTATACGCAAAACCCGCTCCTCTTGAGCGGGTTTTTTGTTTCCGGCACTTTCGGAATCCGAAACACCGCTCTCGATGGCAAAGAAGTGAGTGACTATGGAAACGAAAACGACCTATGGCTCGGGCAATCCAATAAGCCCGTCCTTCCCATCTCTTCAAGAAATCATCGTACCCGGAAAAGGACTCAAGGCTCCCCAAGCCTCTCCCTTTTTTATGGACGTCACTCTTCGTGACGGCAATCAAGCGCTTCGCAAACCTTGGAATCTAAAAGAGAAAGAGATTATCTTTAGGCAACTTCTGAAACTCGGAGTCCAGGGCATCGAGGTAGGTTTTGCTTCCGCCGGAAAGCAGGATTTCGAAGCATGCGCGCATCTTTCTACCCTAGCGCCGGAGAATACGGTCATTTCGAGCCTTTCCCGCGCAGTGGAAGCCGAGATCGATCTTTCCTGGAAAGCCATTTCGCGAGCTCCAAAACCGAGAATCCATATCGTATATCCGGTGAGCGATTTTACCATTCGAAACGTTTTAGGGATTTCCGAAGGACAGGTGAGGGAAAATATCGTTCGATCCGTATCCTACGCGCGGAAATTGGTCGGAAATTTCGGCGAAGTCCAATTCTCCGGCGAGCACTTCGGAGATGCATTAGAAAATCTTGAATTTGCGATCGATGCGTTTCGAGCCGCCTTGGATGCCGGAACCGATCTCGTGAACTTGCCGAATACCGTGGAACGATATAGACCGTATTTATTCGTTGCAATGGTTCGTAAAGTAGTGGAATCTCTTCCGAAAGATTCCAGAATTTCCGTTCATACGCATAACGATCTCGGTATGGCGACTGCGACGACCGTCGAAAGTTTCTTTGCAGGTGCGACGCAATTGGAGACCGCATTGAACGGGTTGGGAGAACGGGCCGGGAATACGAATACTTACGAAGTCGCGATCGCTTTACATAATTGCGGAGTGAATGTGGATTTGAATTTTCAGGCGATTTACGAAACTTCGAGAATCGTTTCTCGAATGGCCGATATTCCGATTCCGGAAAAGGCTCCGCTGATCGGAGAAGACGTCGTGGCTCATCGTAGCGGAATTCATCAAGACGGAGTATCCAAAACCCAGAATATGAAAAAGGGAGCTTACCGAGCCTTCGAAGCCGATTTGATCGGCCGACCCGAAGGAGATAGAATCGCCTTTACGAGCCAGTCGGGAAAATCGGCAGTATACGAAATCCTTAAAGTAGCCGGGTCGGATATTACGCGGGAGGAAGCGGCAAAACTGCAGCCGATGCTAAAAGAAAGATCCGAAAAAATCGGCGGCGGAGAATTGACTCTGGACCAAATGATGGAAGAACTACGACGCTTGAGAAGTATCGAATCGCCGAAGACGCGACTCTTGCAGGATCCCGTTTGAGATGGGAGAAGAAACGGAAAGAAAGATCCGAATGAGGCGTTTTTTAGAGAAGTATAAGACGGAATTACTTCTTTTTATTGCGTCACTCTTGTACCTCGGATCTCTTTCTTTCTTCGAATATGCTACGCTAAGCCTAGGCTGGCACGATTTCGGATTACAGATTCAGATACTTTCCTCTCCTCGATTCAGCGAAGGTCGATTATGGTCTTACGATTGGGGAGCCGACTTTCTGTCCGTGCATTTTTCCCCCTTACTTTATGTACTTTCCATTTTTTTGATTCCTTTACCGTTCCTAGAATGGTGGCTTATTATCGGTTGCATCGCTTTATCGGTCGGGATCGCCGGCCTGTTTGCATTCTTTCGGCGGGTAACGGGTAACTCGAGCGCTTCTTCTTTTTTTGCCATTGCCTTCCTATTAAACCCCTACGTCACCGCAACTCACCTTTACATGCATTACGAGGTATTTCTTGTTCCCTTATTATCGGGATTTTTACTTTTCGCATGGGAAGATAGAAAGATGCCCGCGTTCGCCTGCTTATTAGGGATTCTTTTATTAAAGGAAGACGGATGGATTTATGCGCTCTCCGGTACTTTTTTGCTGTTAGGTAAGAAACCGTTTCGAACCACATTGGTCTATTTTTTGATTAGCGTC
Encoded here:
- a CDS encoding tetratricopeptide repeat protein; amino-acid sequence: MDPRLRTALDQLKQGDSNGAKEVLQAWILSNPSDPQAYFHFGMCLSQLGDLSLAEEQLQKCLQLEPGHVQAWVGLGVLYARRKDKPKAEFHLSKALELDDTDIFARKNLAAVYTGASKFDRALELLKGLPDEALDDSPTLYALAICYVRTNRFSQARETFRKLETVGIPDQVKKEYLQLKQLLEEKQFEQGGIWSFLKTQEDENT
- the leuA2 gene encoding 2-isopropylmalate synthase LeuA2, producing the protein METKTTYGSGNPISPSFPSLQEIIVPGKGLKAPQASPFFMDVTLRDGNQALRKPWNLKEKEIIFRQLLKLGVQGIEVGFASAGKQDFEACAHLSTLAPENTVISSLSRAVEAEIDLSWKAISRAPKPRIHIVYPVSDFTIRNVLGISEGQVRENIVRSVSYARKLVGNFGEVQFSGEHFGDALENLEFAIDAFRAALDAGTDLVNLPNTVERYRPYLFVAMVRKVVESLPKDSRISVHTHNDLGMATATTVESFFAGATQLETALNGLGERAGNTNTYEVAIALHNCGVNVDLNFQAIYETSRIVSRMADIPIPEKAPLIGEDVVAHRSGIHQDGVSKTQNMKKGAYRAFEADLIGRPEGDRIAFTSQSGKSAVYEILKVAGSDITREEAAKLQPMLKERSEKIGGGELTLDQMMEELRRLRSIESPKTRLLQDPV